The Hevea brasiliensis isolate MT/VB/25A 57/8 chromosome 1, ASM3005281v1, whole genome shotgun sequence genome has a window encoding:
- the LOC110666110 gene encoding dof zinc finger protein DOF2.2, whose translation MVFSSVPVYLDPPNWQQQPNQQGGASNENLQLPPLPPPPCVGDGATGSIRPGSMADRARLAKIPLPEAALKCPRCESTNTKFCYFNNYSLSQPRHFCKTCRRYWTRGGALRNVPVGGGCRRNKKNKSQSSSKSPVSNERRMGSYSGSTSAAPSEIIGHLPPQPSPLPFMTSLHNLTQFGVGNLGLNFGGIQGHMGATSGASGQADMGFQMGSNSAMSSAILSTGGVQQFPFFEPPPTGLYPFQSEGVEASSSTVGDSQLRSMTPSSRVSQLASVKMEDNQGLNLSKPFLVISESNQYWSGNTWTDLSGLSSSSSSHLL comes from the exons aTGGTTTTCTCTTCAGTTCCAGTCTATTTAGATCCTCCCAATTGGCAGCAG CAACCAAATCAACAAGGAGGAGCTAGCAATGAAAACCTCCAGCTTCCGCCTCTTCCTCCACCTCCTTGTGTCGGCGATGGTGCTACTGGCTCGATTAGACCTGGTTCGATGGCTGATCGAGCCCGGTTAGCAAAGATACCACTGCCTGAGGCAGCCCTAAAGTGCCCAAGGTGTGAATCCACCAACACCAAATTTTGCTACTTTAATAATTATAGCCTCTCTCAACCCCGACACTTCTGCAAAACATGTCGGCGATACTGGACTAGAGGTGGTGCCCTTAGAAATGTTCCAGTTGGAGGTGGATGCAGgagaaacaagaaaaacaaaagccaAAGTAGCTCAAAATCCCCAGTTTCCAATGAACGGCGAATGGGTTCTTATTCAGGCTCAACAAGTGCAGCTCCCTCCGAGATTATCGGTCATTTGCCTCCACAACCAAGTCCATTACCTTTCATGACCTCTTTGCATAACCTTACTCAATTTGGTGTTGGGAATCTTGGGTTAAACTTTGGAGGGATTCAGGGACACATGGGAGCAACTAGTGGTGCTAGTGGACAGGCTGATATGGGATTTCAGATGGGAAGCAATTCGGCTATGAGTAGTGCCATTTTATCAACCGGAGGAGTGCAACAATTCCCCTTCTTTGAGCCACCACCCACTGGCTTATACCCATTTCAAAGTGAAGGTGTTGAAGCATCATCTTCCACTGTAGGAGATAGCCAGCTCCGATCAATGACTCCCAGCTCTAGGGTTTCTCAGTTGGCTTCAGTGAAGATGGAAGATAACCAAGGATTGAATTTATCGAAACCATTTCTGGTTATTTCGGAGAGTAATCAATACTGGAGTGGAAATACATGGACGGACTTATCAGGTCTCAGTTCTTCTTCTAGTAGCCATCTCTTATAA